Part of the Halarsenatibacter silvermanii genome is shown below.
CTGGGGAGTTTTGAAGCAGTTATGGCTCTGGTTCTTCGTGAAGCTGGCATGTCCTGGGAGGGCGGGGTCACGGCAGCTGTTCTGTTGAGGATTTTCACCTTCTGGCTGCCACTGCTGGCTTCGGTTCTTTCTGCTATGAGCTTATCACTGGATGTCAATTCCCTGGGAAGCTCCGAGCAGTAGAATCGCCAGTTTTTATCAATGTCATTATTAATTATTCAAACAATTTGGAGGTTTTTCAATGAGCAATCAAGTCAGCGTAAATAAAAAATCAGCTGAAAATTTTTGTACTCTGGAAGAAATGCCGGAAAATCATCAGGCATATGTTGTGGAGGCTCCCAATCACAAACTGCTTGCTCCTCTGGGCATAAGAAAAAATAAAAAAATTGAAGTTAAATCAAAACAGCCATTTAATGGGCCGATTGTTATTGAAATTGAAGGAAGACAGGTTGCTGTTGATAGAGATATTGCCAATAAAATTTATATAGATAACAGGAAAAATATACATGCCACCGGCTGATAAAGAGGTCAATAAAATCCTTCTGATCGGCCCTCCTAATGTGGGGAAAAGTGCTCTTTTTAATAAATTGACAGGCCTGGAGGCGGTTATTTCAAATTATTCCGGCACAACAATAGATTATAAGGAAGGCTTTTTGCAGGGAGGAGAAGACGTATATCATATTATCGATGTTCCGGGCACATATACATTAAATGCAACCAATGAAGCTGAAAAAGTTGCTGTGGAAATGCTGTCGGGAAATCCTGACCTGGTAGTTGCTGTACTGGACGGTAATAATCTTGAAAGCAGTATATATCTTCTGCTGCAGGTGCTGAAACAGAACCTGCCTACTCTGGTTGTGGCCAATCGAATCGATCTTCTAGAGGAGAAGGGGCTAAAGATCGAAAAAGACAAGTTTTATTCCTGGCTGGGACTGGATCTTTTGGAAACTGTAGCTGTTGAAGATAAGGGCATAAAAAAGCTCAAGCTGAACATAAAACGGGCGGTCAATAATAAAGAAGATTATCGGCCGACAAAAGATGTTCCTGCCAGCTGGGAAGCGGCAGAACAGCTTAATTCGGAGATCATTCAGAGTAACAAAGCTGACATTGGTGAAAACAATTCCTCCAGAAAAATTTGGGGGGATAGATTGTGCAGTCCCTGGCCGGGAATCCCCCTGGCAATTATTATTTTAGGACTGGTTTTTGCTGTGGTAGTGGGATTGGGGATGGGTTTTAGACAGTATGTCTTACTGCCATTTTTTGAAAGTCTTATATTTCCTCTAATTATATCTTCGGTTGAAAGTATGGTTCCATCGGGAATATTTCGAAACATTCTTATCGGAGAGTATGGATTTTTGATCAAGGGACTTGAATGGCCTTTCGCACTGGTTTTACCCTACGTGATTTCTTTTTATAGCGGTTTGAGCATACTTGAAGATGTGGGTTATCTGCCCAGGCTGGGAGTGCTGCTGGATGGTCTTTTCAGTAAAATTGGCATTTCTGGAGGAAGTATTATCCCGATTTTACTGGGTTATGGATGTGCCATTCCGGGAATAGCTGCTACCAGAGCCCTCCCCACCCGCAAAGAAAGAATAGCTGTTTCTACTTTGATATGTTTGTCTGTACCCTGCATTTCACAGACTGGGGCGATGATTTCTCTTCTGGCCGAGCACTCAATTTTACTGACTGCATCAGTATTTTTAATTTCTCTGACAGCGATAATAACGGTAGGTCTGGTTCTTCAGAGATTGCTTTCTGGAAACAGAGAGTCAACCGTCGTGGAGATTCCACCGCTGCAGTTTTCAGGAACTGAAATTCTTTTTCGCAAAATATTTATCAGGGTTAAATCTTATTTGACCAACGGTGCTTTAATGATGATATACGCCATAGGAGGAGCGGCAGTATTTTATGAAATAGGTGTGCTGGAATATTTGGGAAGAATTCTGGAGCCAGTTGTGGAAAATTGGCTTCTTCTGCCTTCTGAGGCTTCTATACCGTTGATGCTGGGAGTTGTGCGTCGTGAACTCGCAGTTTTGCCGCTTTTAGAGATGAATTTAAGTTCCGCCCAGCTTTTCGTGGGAGCGCTGGTGGCTCTTTTTTATGTGCCCTGCATAGCAGTGCTGGCTATGATGGCGCGGGAGTTCAATCTATCATTAACGGTTAAAATATTCTTTTTTACCATAGGCTTTTCATTTCTGGCCGGAGGCATTGCAGCCAGACTTGCGGTTCTGGCAGGATTTTTGATTTAAAATCCTGTAACTTTCGGGAAGGGAAAATTGCGATATACGAGGAAGTAATTAAATGGGTGGTGAAAACTTTGAAAAAAAGAATTGAACTAAATGAGGCTAA
Proteins encoded:
- a CDS encoding FeoA family protein; the protein is MSNQVSVNKKSAENFCTLEEMPENHQAYVVEAPNHKLLAPLGIRKNKKIEVKSKQPFNGPIVIEIEGRQVAVDRDIANKIYIDNRKNIHATG
- a CDS encoding ferrous iron transporter B translates to MPPADKEVNKILLIGPPNVGKSALFNKLTGLEAVISNYSGTTIDYKEGFLQGGEDVYHIIDVPGTYTLNATNEAEKVAVEMLSGNPDLVVAVLDGNNLESSIYLLLQVLKQNLPTLVVANRIDLLEEKGLKIEKDKFYSWLGLDLLETVAVEDKGIKKLKLNIKRAVNNKEDYRPTKDVPASWEAAEQLNSEIIQSNKADIGENNSSRKIWGDRLCSPWPGIPLAIIILGLVFAVVVGLGMGFRQYVLLPFFESLIFPLIISSVESMVPSGIFRNILIGEYGFLIKGLEWPFALVLPYVISFYSGLSILEDVGYLPRLGVLLDGLFSKIGISGGSIIPILLGYGCAIPGIAATRALPTRKERIAVSTLICLSVPCISQTGAMISLLAEHSILLTASVFLISLTAIITVGLVLQRLLSGNRESTVVEIPPLQFSGTEILFRKIFIRVKSYLTNGALMMIYAIGGAAVFYEIGVLEYLGRILEPVVENWLLLPSEASIPLMLGVVRRELAVLPLLEMNLSSAQLFVGALVALFYVPCIAVLAMMAREFNLSLTVKIFFFTIGFSFLAGGIAARLAVLAGFLI